A single Desulfovibrio piger DNA region contains:
- a CDS encoding MltA domain-containing protein encodes MHQKTPLRVGKGLPRLALCAVLLAALALSGCGSRQTHEEYLIPKGPAVGFESPEFFTEHLAPRNQDLQSWREMAPTVRKSLRYVKSKPAGAVAIDRPGLRLTWGDMERTLLRLQALLPRLDAEPQLFLQNFQWVEVPSGIAYSGYYEPRVRASRTRKPGYEQAIYALPPDMKQYKRRHKGRYYTRRQIEEQQLLAGRGLELAWAADPVDVFFLEIQGSGRLVFDDGTEAFINYAGQNGHKYKSSGRIMREKGLLKRGDIFEQRQWFKDNPQRVREILNENPSYVFFRYGSRGPTGAMGHVVDEWLSLAVDRSYIPLGAVVAFGVNVPDERYGSLPLRGIGFAQDVGGAIKQRRIDLFCGGSERANYVASHLDAPGPAWVLVAR; translated from the coding sequence ATGCATCAGAAAACTCCTTTGCGTGTGGGGAAGGGGCTCCCGCGTCTGGCGCTGTGCGCCGTGCTGCTGGCCGCCCTGGCGCTGTCCGGCTGCGGGTCGCGGCAGACGCACGAGGAATACCTGATCCCCAAAGGGCCCGCCGTGGGCTTTGAGTCGCCCGAATTCTTCACGGAGCATCTTGCGCCCCGGAACCAGGACTTGCAGTCATGGCGCGAGATGGCGCCTACGGTGCGGAAATCCCTGCGCTATGTCAAGAGCAAGCCCGCCGGGGCCGTGGCCATCGACCGCCCCGGCCTGCGCCTGACCTGGGGCGACATGGAACGCACCCTGCTGCGCCTGCAGGCGCTGCTGCCCCGTCTGGATGCCGAACCGCAGCTCTTCCTCCAGAATTTCCAGTGGGTGGAAGTCCCCTCCGGCATCGCCTATTCCGGCTACTATGAGCCCCGCGTCAGGGCCAGCCGTACCCGCAAGCCCGGCTATGAGCAGGCCATCTACGCCCTGCCGCCGGACATGAAGCAGTACAAGCGCCGCCACAAGGGCCGCTACTACACCCGCCGCCAGATCGAAGAGCAGCAGCTGCTGGCCGGGCGCGGGCTGGAACTGGCCTGGGCCGCGGACCCCGTGGACGTGTTCTTCCTGGAGATCCAGGGCTCCGGCCGCCTGGTCTTCGATGACGGTACCGAGGCCTTCATCAACTACGCGGGCCAGAACGGCCACAAATACAAGAGCTCGGGCCGCATCATGCGCGAGAAGGGCCTGCTCAAGCGCGGCGACATCTTCGAGCAGCGCCAGTGGTTCAAGGACAATCCCCAGCGCGTGCGCGAGATCCTCAACGAGAACCCCAGCTACGTCTTTTTCCGCTACGGCAGCCGCGGCCCCACCGGCGCCATGGGCCATGTGGTGGACGAATGGCTCTCCCTGGCCGTGGACCGCAGCTATATCCCGCTGGGCGCCGTGGTGGCCTTTGGCGTCAACGTGCCGGACGAGAGATACGGCAGCCTGCCCCTGCGCGGCATCGGTTTTGCCCAGGACGTGGGCGGCGCCATCAAGCAGCGGCGCATCGACCTGTTCTGCGGTGGTTCCGAGCGCGCCAATTACGTGGCCAGCCATCTGGATGCCCCCGGTCCCGCCTGGGTGCTGGTGGCACGGTAG
- a CDS encoding DnaA ATPase domain-containing protein — protein MTGMQEQWQKISENLRGILNPGIFKVWIHPLDAHIEGNSLCLAAPSEYVARWLRDRMQETLRSAAAPVLQVAPECIDIRISCQGAPSAPAAPFAPAAVAPPLVAPGAASAHGMSAAPARPARPLQPSQCSLPLPAPTLRPRARQRWRFSFDDLVVGPCNAMAVAAAKDICHDGGCVETLFVSSASGLGKTHIMQSVGRAVQEQGNQARLAYLSAEDLASRYVSALRSNDVEGFRARLRDLDVLLLEDVHFLQGKEKMQDMVLTVIKSLQDRGGRAIFTSSFSPRELERLDSRLVSHFCSGIVSPLERPDAEMCRHILERKAKSFQVLLPDEVCDLLAGRLQGDVRQLESCLKSLVFKARMLNCGLNPELALEVLQQYATVDCGPDFASIVRLVCESYGLNERQLASRSHKQQYVLARNTIYYLARKHTDMSLKEIGERFNRRHSTVIKGITSLEREIANESRVGRQISRAVELIERNAGIRPEMSLAGRVHTAPHAAPGLLSL, from the coding sequence ATGACAGGCATGCAAGAGCAGTGGCAGAAGATTTCTGAAAACTTGAGGGGCATCCTCAATCCCGGCATCTTCAAGGTGTGGATACATCCTCTGGATGCCCATATCGAGGGGAACAGCCTGTGCCTTGCCGCACCCAGTGAATATGTGGCCCGCTGGCTGCGCGACCGCATGCAGGAGACCCTGCGTTCCGCTGCCGCCCCTGTGCTGCAGGTGGCGCCGGAGTGTATCGATATCCGCATCTCCTGTCAGGGTGCCCCTTCCGCCCCTGCCGCTCCCTTCGCGCCCGCCGCCGTCGCGCCGCCGCTGGTCGCCCCCGGGGCAGCCTCCGCGCACGGGATGTCCGCGGCGCCCGCCCGCCCGGCCCGGCCCCTTCAGCCCAGCCAGTGTTCCCTGCCCCTGCCTGCCCCCACGCTGCGCCCCCGCGCCCGCCAGCGCTGGCGCTTCAGTTTCGACGATCTCGTGGTCGGGCCCTGCAATGCCATGGCCGTGGCCGCGGCCAAGGATATCTGCCATGACGGCGGCTGCGTGGAGACCCTGTTCGTCAGCTCCGCTTCCGGCCTGGGCAAGACCCATATCATGCAGTCCGTGGGCCGCGCCGTGCAGGAGCAGGGCAACCAGGCCCGCCTGGCCTATCTTTCCGCCGAGGATCTGGCCTCGCGGTATGTGTCGGCCCTGCGCAGCAACGATGTGGAGGGCTTCCGCGCCCGTCTGCGCGACCTGGACGTGCTCCTTCTGGAAGACGTGCATTTCCTGCAGGGCAAGGAAAAGATGCAGGACATGGTCCTGACCGTCATCAAGAGCCTGCAGGATCGCGGCGGCCGCGCCATCTTTACCAGCAGCTTTTCCCCGCGCGAGCTGGAAAGGCTGGACAGCCGGCTGGTCTCCCATTTCTGTTCCGGCATCGTGTCGCCCCTGGAGCGGCCCGATGCGGAGATGTGCCGCCATATCCTGGAGCGCAAGGCCAAGAGCTTCCAGGTGCTGCTGCCTGACGAGGTCTGCGATCTGTTGGCCGGACGCCTGCAGGGCGATGTGCGGCAGCTGGAGTCCTGTCTCAAGAGCCTGGTGTTCAAGGCGCGCATGCTCAATTGCGGCCTCAACCCCGAACTGGCCCTGGAAGTGCTGCAACAGTACGCCACCGTGGACTGCGGGCCGGACTTCGCCTCCATCGTGCGCCTGGTCTGCGAAAGCTACGGCCTCAACGAACGCCAGCTGGCATCCCGCTCGCACAAGCAGCAGTATGTGCTGGCCCGCAACACCATCTATTATCTGGCCCGCAAGCACACGGACATGTCCCTCAAGGAGATCGGCGAGCGCTTCAACCGCCGCCACTCCACGGTCATCAAGGGCATCACCTCGCTGGAACGCGAGATAGCCAATGAATCCCGTGTCGGTCGCCAGATCTCCCGCGCGGTGGAGCTCATCGAACGCAATGCGGGCATCCGTCCCGAGATGAGCCTTGCGGGCAGGGTCCACACGGCCCCGCATGCCGCTCCCGGCCTGCTTTCCCTGTAA
- a CDS encoding bifunctional folylpolyglutamate synthase/dihydrofolate synthase, translating to METAKHFTTIGQIWEHLDGLGFFHMDLSLTRMETALARLGLSRPPFVVAQIVGTNGKGSTSAFLDSLSRAHGCRTGLYTSPHFLSPCERIRIDGAPLPEALWPELATEVHAARPDLTYFEFLTVLAVLAFARQGVQLAVMEAGLGGAHDATTALASDLTCVAPVAMDHAAILGPTLRDIALDKCGAIRPRVPVVSAPQFPAAEEVLRCQAEQLAAPLHIVDPLPGNMPLGLAGPHQRINAAVALHAWQALAPRLQVTPRPDAVARGLARAFMPGRLQSVPATDQHPPLLLDGAHNAHGMAALLSHVRQSGLRPRAAIYSCLGDKDWHPALMLLKRALGDAPLFIPALHNERAADAARVVAAANAAAPAHATLLPDVRDALDAVRDLPGDDRAPVIISGSLYMLAEFYSLYPHLLEQPAPARGAREDA from the coding sequence ATGGAGACTGCAAAGCATTTCACCACCATCGGCCAGATCTGGGAACACCTGGACGGCCTTGGTTTCTTCCACATGGACCTGAGCCTGACGCGCATGGAGACGGCGCTCGCCCGCCTGGGCCTTTCCCGCCCGCCCTTCGTGGTGGCCCAGATCGTGGGCACCAACGGCAAGGGCTCCACGTCCGCCTTCCTGGACAGCCTGTCCCGCGCCCACGGCTGCCGCACCGGGCTCTATACCTCGCCGCATTTCCTTTCCCCCTGCGAGCGCATCCGCATCGACGGCGCTCCCCTGCCGGAGGCCCTGTGGCCGGAGCTGGCCACGGAGGTCCACGCGGCGCGACCGGACCTGACCTATTTTGAGTTCCTCACCGTGCTGGCCGTTCTGGCCTTTGCCCGCCAGGGCGTGCAGCTGGCCGTCATGGAAGCCGGGCTGGGCGGCGCCCACGACGCCACCACGGCCCTGGCCAGCGACCTGACCTGCGTCGCGCCCGTGGCCATGGATCATGCCGCCATCCTGGGCCCCACCCTGCGCGACATCGCCCTGGACAAATGCGGTGCCATCCGCCCCCGCGTGCCGGTGGTCAGCGCGCCCCAGTTCCCGGCCGCCGAAGAGGTGCTGCGCTGCCAGGCCGAACAGCTGGCCGCGCCCCTGCATATCGTCGATCCCCTGCCGGGCAACATGCCGCTGGGGCTGGCCGGGCCGCACCAGCGCATCAACGCCGCCGTGGCCCTGCACGCCTGGCAGGCCCTGGCCCCGCGCCTGCAGGTGACGCCGCGCCCTGATGCCGTGGCACGGGGACTGGCCCGGGCCTTCATGCCCGGCCGTTTGCAGTCCGTGCCCGCCACGGACCAGCATCCGCCCCTGCTGCTGGACGGCGCCCACAACGCCCACGGCATGGCCGCCCTGCTGTCCCATGTACGCCAGTCCGGTCTGCGCCCGCGCGCGGCCATCTATTCCTGCCTGGGCGACAAGGACTGGCACCCGGCCCTGATGTTGCTCAAGCGTGCCCTGGGCGACGCACCGCTCTTCATCCCGGCCCTGCACAACGAACGCGCCGCCGACGCCGCCCGGGTGGTGGCCGCCGCCAACGCCGCTGCCCCGGCCCACGCCACCCTGCTGCCCGATGTGCGCGACGCCCTGGATGCCGTGCGTGACCTGCCCGGCGACGACAGGGCCCCGGTCATCATCAGCGGTTCCCTGTACATGCTGGCGGAATTCTACAGCCTCTATCCCCACCTGCTGGAACAGCCCGCCCCCGCCCGGGGCGCCCGGGAGGACGCATGA
- a CDS encoding acyl-CoA thioesterase, with protein sequence MHDDFPSPAIWFTHRISYGETDTMGVLYYAEYLHIFERARSEFIRACGMSYRDVEEKDIILPVREAQCRYRSPARYDDLVQVHTAISQWGRASMRFVYEMWNEDKTRLLATGSTQHALVNHQGRPVAVPDWLRELLGNLN encoded by the coding sequence ATGCATGACGATTTTCCTTCCCCGGCCATCTGGTTCACCCACCGGATCTCCTACGGTGAAACAGATACCATGGGCGTTCTGTATTACGCGGAGTATCTCCACATCTTCGAGAGGGCGCGCAGCGAATTCATCCGCGCCTGCGGCATGAGCTACCGTGATGTGGAGGAAAAGGACATCATCCTGCCCGTCCGCGAGGCCCAGTGCCGTTACCGTTCCCCGGCCCGCTATGACGATCTGGTGCAGGTGCACACGGCCATCAGCCAATGGGGCCGCGCGTCCATGCGCTTTGTATACGAGATGTGGAACGAGGACAAGACGCGCCTGCTGGCCACGGGCAGCACCCAGCACGCCCTGGTGAACCACCAGGGACGGCCGGTGGCCGTGCCGGACTGGCTGCGCGAGCTTCTGGGCAACCTGAACTAG
- a CDS encoding aminopeptidase translates to MKKAETPSLTYSPRNAWDVYTTATQKRQMDALVKRYMDFLSHCKTERETVAYVQKRLQEAGFSEDFKKNSVFRNLRGKAIFAARKGKIPLQKGVHLIAAHADSPRLDFKQRPLIEQPGVAQAKTHYYGGIRKYQWLARPLALHGVVVLENGKSISVAIGEKAGEPVFTIADLLPHLARKQSGQTLAEVFDGEKLNIILGHSPAPAAAKNKDIKEPIKQHVLELLNAKYGIREEDLVTAELQVVPAGPATYVGFDKGLVGGYGQDDRICVFTALEALLGARNTNRLCPNMAVMFWDKEEIGSDGATGAASRFLQYCFEDLARAWAPGIPVSQVLLNTRALSADVDAAFDPDFPEVHEKQNAAQLGHGPVCSKYSGSGGKYGASDADAEFYGYVRGLFNARNIPWQPAELGKVDVGGGGTVALFLAAYGMQVIDCGPALLAMHSPFELASCVDILATAEAYKAFLEG, encoded by the coding sequence ATGAAAAAAGCAGAAACGCCTTCCCTCACCTACAGTCCCCGCAATGCCTGGGACGTGTACACCACCGCCACCCAGAAGCGCCAGATGGACGCCCTGGTCAAGCGGTACATGGATTTCCTCAGCCATTGCAAGACCGAACGCGAGACCGTGGCCTATGTGCAGAAACGCCTGCAGGAAGCCGGTTTCAGCGAGGACTTCAAAAAGAACTCCGTGTTCCGCAACCTGCGCGGCAAGGCCATCTTCGCCGCCCGCAAGGGCAAGATCCCGCTGCAGAAGGGCGTGCACCTCATCGCCGCCCATGCCGACAGCCCCCGCCTGGACTTCAAGCAGCGCCCGCTCATCGAACAGCCCGGCGTGGCCCAGGCCAAGACCCACTATTACGGCGGCATCCGCAAATACCAGTGGCTGGCCCGTCCCCTGGCCCTGCACGGCGTGGTGGTGCTGGAGAACGGCAAGAGCATCAGCGTGGCCATCGGTGAAAAAGCCGGCGAGCCCGTCTTCACCATCGCCGACCTGCTGCCCCACCTGGCCCGCAAGCAAAGCGGCCAGACCCTGGCCGAAGTCTTTGACGGCGAAAAGCTGAACATCATCCTGGGCCACAGCCCGGCCCCCGCCGCCGCCAAGAACAAGGACATCAAGGAGCCCATCAAGCAGCATGTGCTGGAGCTGCTCAACGCCAAGTACGGCATCCGCGAGGAGGACCTCGTCACCGCCGAGCTCCAGGTGGTACCCGCGGGCCCCGCCACCTATGTGGGCTTCGACAAGGGCCTGGTGGGCGGCTACGGCCAGGACGACCGCATCTGCGTCTTCACCGCCCTGGAGGCCCTGCTCGGCGCCAGGAACACCAACCGCCTCTGCCCCAACATGGCCGTCATGTTCTGGGACAAGGAGGAGATCGGTTCCGACGGTGCCACCGGGGCGGCCTCCCGCTTCCTGCAGTACTGCTTCGAAGACCTGGCCCGCGCCTGGGCCCCGGGCATCCCGGTCTCGCAGGTGCTGCTCAATACCCGCGCCCTGTCCGCCGACGTGGACGCCGCCTTCGACCCCGACTTCCCCGAAGTGCACGAAAAGCAGAACGCCGCCCAGCTGGGCCACGGCCCCGTCTGCTCCAAGTACTCCGGCTCCGGCGGCAAATACGGTGCCAGCGACGCCGATGCCGAGTTCTACGGCTATGTGCGCGGCCTGTTCAACGCCCGCAACATCCCCTGGCAGCCCGCCGAACTGGGCAAGGTGGACGTGGGCGGCGGCGGCACCGTGGCCCTTTTCCTGGCCGCCTACGGCATGCAGGTCATCGACTGCGGCCCGGCCCTCCTCGCCATGCACAGCCCCTTCGAGCTGGCCAGCTGCGTGGACATCCTTGCCACGGCAGAAGCCTATAAAGCCTTCCTCGAAGGTTAG
- the selA gene encoding L-seryl-tRNA(Sec) selenium transferase: MNHLFRALPSMDASLDALLAADKTLHDLPRPLLREAVTDFWNSRRDDIRAGRVQDAAELALEACLPELLAFVRRTTAPRLRNVINGTGVVIHTNMGRSVLARSAQEAVRRVISGYCNLELDLHSGGRGSRYVIIDGLLQRLTGAEAGMVVNNNAAAVLLVLDTFCKGGEVIVSRGELVEIGGSFRIPEVMEKSGARLREVGATNRCHLRDYAAAINETTRALMRVHTSNYRIVGFHSAVPLPELAALAREHGLPVIEDLGSGSFMDFSAVGLPNEPTVPEVVAGGADVVTFSGDKVLGGPQCGLIVGSRERIEALKKNPLTRALRCDKLTMAALEATLRLYCEPERARREIPTLRDICRDPGELARAARSLAARLRRALGPACRVSLRPDVSRVGGGAFPERDLPTTLVCLEPAAMSATALKQALLETTPPVLGRLEEKSFCLDPRTLLPEDLPRLTALLRQLLAG, translated from the coding sequence ATGAACCATCTTTTCCGTGCCCTGCCGTCCATGGACGCCAGCCTGGATGCCCTGCTGGCGGCGGACAAGACCCTGCACGACCTGCCCCGACCCCTGCTGCGCGAGGCCGTCACCGATTTCTGGAACAGCCGCCGCGACGACATCCGCGCCGGACGCGTGCAGGATGCCGCCGAACTGGCCCTGGAGGCCTGCCTGCCCGAACTGCTGGCCTTCGTCCGCCGCACGACGGCGCCGCGCCTGCGCAACGTCATCAACGGCACCGGTGTGGTCATCCATACCAACATGGGCCGTTCCGTACTGGCCCGGAGCGCCCAGGAGGCCGTGCGCCGGGTCATCTCCGGCTACTGCAACCTGGAGCTCGACCTGCACAGCGGCGGCCGCGGCAGCCGTTACGTCATCATCGACGGGCTGCTCCAGCGCCTGACCGGCGCCGAGGCCGGCATGGTGGTCAACAACAACGCCGCCGCCGTCCTGCTGGTGCTGGACACCTTCTGCAAGGGCGGCGAGGTCATCGTCTCGCGCGGGGAGCTGGTGGAGATCGGCGGCAGCTTCCGCATCCCGGAAGTGATGGAAAAAAGCGGTGCCCGCCTGCGCGAGGTGGGCGCCACCAACCGCTGCCACCTGCGCGACTACGCCGCCGCCATCAATGAGACTACCCGCGCCCTCATGCGCGTGCACACCTCCAACTACCGCATCGTGGGCTTCCATTCCGCCGTGCCCCTGCCCGAGCTGGCGGCCCTGGCCCGGGAACACGGCCTGCCGGTCATCGAGGATCTGGGCAGCGGTTCCTTCATGGATTTTTCCGCCGTGGGCCTGCCCAACGAGCCCACGGTGCCCGAAGTGGTGGCCGGGGGCGCCGACGTGGTGACCTTTTCCGGCGACAAGGTGCTGGGGGGGCCGCAGTGCGGCCTCATCGTGGGCAGCCGGGAGCGCATCGAGGCCCTGAAAAAGAATCCCCTCACCCGCGCCCTGCGCTGCGACAAACTGACCATGGCCGCGCTGGAAGCCACGCTGCGCCTCTATTGCGAGCCCGAACGCGCCCGCCGCGAGATACCGACCCTGCGCGACATCTGCCGGGATCCCGGGGAGCTGGCCCGCGCTGCCCGCTCGCTGGCCGCCCGCCTGCGCCGCGCCCTGGGCCCCGCCTGCCGTGTCAGCCTGCGCCCCGATGTCTCCCGCGTGGGCGGCGGCGCCTTCCCGGAACGCGACCTGCCCACCACCCTGGTCTGCCTGGAGCCCGCCGCCATGAGCGCCACGGCCCTCAAGCAGGCCCTGCTGGAGACCACGCCGCCGGTGCTGGGCCGTCTGGAAGAAAAGAGCTTCTGCCTTGACCCGCGCACGCTCCTGCCCGAAGACCTGCCGCGCCTGACGGCCCTGCTCAGGCAGCTGCTGGCCGGCTAG
- a CDS encoding HNH endonuclease has translation MLVILAVALITLLFFIYYIYSSIYFLGKRFTQIKNSVSEYIQDWNNLNKYIDELKINQFGLNQLKHGTANLEDNSKWKYSRKELKSMRYAPNIYYCSRSVCSSASKEPFKYICKYFKIIPSADSLEKAETMLNNFEAVNEGKQYLIAKKNSIYRSIEKDIPFLIRKFSKGKLNKELGFEHTDFHDIYYPSYIFKYISSGGNAGMSCKIVLDTNTLNEFIVYLSNIVKFKKSIAGQRALMTSRLRHYILERDNYTCKLCGNSTKFEPNLLLEIDHIIPVSKGGLTELNNLQTLCWRCNRAKGANIPQ, from the coding sequence TTGCTTGTTATTTTAGCAGTTGCACTAATAACATTGTTATTTTTTATCTACTATATATATTCATCAATATATTTTCTAGGAAAAAGATTTACACAAATAAAAAATAGTGTTTCCGAATATATACAAGACTGGAATAATCTTAATAAATATATAGATGAATTAAAGATAAACCAATTTGGTTTAAATCAACTTAAACACGGAACAGCAAATCTTGAAGATAACAGTAAATGGAAGTATAGCCGTAAAGAACTGAAGAGTATGCGATATGCCCCCAATATTTATTACTGTTCGCGCTCAGTTTGTAGTAGTGCAAGCAAAGAACCTTTTAAGTATATTTGTAAATACTTCAAAATAATTCCTTCTGCTGATAGCTTAGAAAAAGCAGAGACAATGCTGAATAACTTTGAGGCTGTTAATGAAGGGAAACAGTATCTTATAGCTAAGAAAAATAGCATTTATAGGAGTATTGAGAAAGATATCCCCTTTCTTATCCGTAAATTTAGCAAAGGGAAACTCAATAAAGAACTTGGTTTTGAGCATACCGATTTTCATGACATATACTATCCATCATATATATTTAAATATATTTCATCTGGCGGAAATGCTGGTATGAGTTGTAAAATAGTTTTAGATACTAATACATTGAATGAATTCATTGTTTATCTCTCAAATATTGTCAAATTTAAGAAAAGCATTGCTGGACAGCGAGCTTTAATGACTAGTCGATTGCGGCATTACATTCTTGAACGAGACAACTATACATGCAAATTATGTGGGAATTCAACTAAATTTGAGCCGAATCTACTACTTGAGATTGACCATATAATCCCTGTTTCCAAAGGAGGATTGACAGAATTAAATAATTTACAAACACTCTGCTGGAGATGCAACAGAGCAAAAGGTGCTAACATCCCTCAATAA
- a CDS encoding elongation factor G: MSNPVDTQRTYALVGTGGCGKTSLAEMLLFNSGALTRMGAIEDGTSCLDYEPEEVRRRGSIQPAVATCLWNKNRHFMLDIPGDGNFTGDMECLLKGVDSVVFVLDAVDGVRPLTKKFWNLVRAENLPAIFVINKMDRDRADFQMAFDGLATLGVKAVALQVPVREGEAFTGYVDVLTGKAYAFGDNGAVSECEVPADVADDVSLLHDLTVENIAESDEELMEKYLEEGSLSLEDLQTGLRKGTVTGELCPVLVCSSLENKGGVAVLEAIQALLPAATERPAFVDAQGQERAPDPEGPVAGFVFKTLADPFSGQLSLVRILSGTISGDVTLKNMRSGENERLGSLLFLTGKTQTPCKEPVGPGAIVAVAKLKNTRTGDSLCDEKQPFALPMPKLPPQLITYALAPKEKGDEDKVYSAIQRLLDEDITLRLARDEENGDILLSGMGQLHIELSVEKAKRRFKVDINLKTPKVPYRETVRGKVQVQGRHKKQSGGRGQFGDCWIEMEGLPRGSGYVFEDAIVGGVIPRQYIPAIDKGIQEAAARGFLAGCQVVDFRVKVYDGSYHTVDSSEMAFKVAGSLAFKKAMESLKPVLLEPIVLLTVSVPDECMGDVIGDLSSRRGKVLGSDSAAGVTEIKAHVPMSEVLRYAPDLRSMTAGQGFFTMEFAHYEEAPQPVADKVIAEHQKAVAGE, translated from the coding sequence ATGTCCAACCCCGTGGATACCCAACGTACTTACGCACTTGTAGGCACCGGCGGCTGCGGCAAAACGTCGCTGGCCGAGATGCTCCTCTTCAATAGCGGCGCTCTGACCCGCATGGGTGCCATTGAAGACGGTACCAGCTGCCTCGACTACGAACCGGAAGAAGTACGTCGCCGCGGCTCCATCCAGCCCGCGGTGGCTACCTGCCTCTGGAACAAGAACCGCCATTTCATGCTGGATATCCCGGGTGACGGCAACTTTACCGGTGACATGGAATGCCTGCTCAAGGGCGTGGACAGCGTGGTCTTCGTACTGGATGCCGTGGACGGCGTGCGCCCGCTGACCAAGAAATTCTGGAACCTCGTCCGTGCCGAGAACCTGCCCGCCATCTTCGTCATCAACAAGATGGACCGCGACCGCGCCGATTTCCAGATGGCCTTCGACGGCCTGGCCACCCTGGGTGTCAAGGCTGTGGCCCTGCAGGTGCCCGTCCGTGAAGGCGAGGCCTTTACCGGCTATGTGGACGTGCTGACCGGCAAAGCCTACGCCTTTGGCGACAACGGCGCCGTCAGCGAATGCGAGGTGCCCGCCGATGTGGCCGACGACGTGAGCCTGCTCCATGACCTGACCGTGGAAAACATCGCCGAAAGCGATGAGGAGCTCATGGAAAAATACCTGGAAGAAGGCAGCCTGTCCCTGGAAGACCTCCAGACCGGTCTGCGCAAAGGCACCGTGACCGGTGAGCTCTGCCCCGTGCTGGTCTGCTCCTCCCTGGAGAACAAGGGCGGCGTGGCCGTGCTGGAAGCCATCCAGGCCCTGCTGCCCGCCGCGACCGAACGCCCCGCCTTCGTGGACGCCCAGGGCCAGGAACGCGCTCCCGATCCCGAAGGTCCCGTGGCCGGCTTCGTCTTCAAGACCCTGGCCGACCCCTTCTCCGGCCAGCTTTCCCTGGTGCGCATCCTCTCCGGCACCATCAGTGGTGATGTCACCCTCAAGAACATGCGCAGCGGCGAGAACGAGCGCCTGGGCAGCCTGCTTTTCCTGACCGGCAAGACCCAGACCCCCTGCAAGGAACCTGTGGGCCCCGGTGCCATCGTGGCCGTGGCCAAGCTGAAGAACACCCGCACCGGCGACAGCCTGTGTGACGAAAAGCAGCCCTTTGCCCTGCCCATGCCCAAGCTGCCGCCGCAGCTCATCACCTACGCGCTGGCCCCCAAGGAAAAGGGCGATGAAGACAAGGTCTACTCCGCCATCCAGCGCCTGCTGGACGAAGACATCACCCTGCGCCTGGCCCGCGATGAGGAAAACGGCGACATCCTGCTTTCCGGCATGGGACAGCTGCACATCGAGCTTTCGGTGGAAAAGGCCAAACGCCGTTTCAAGGTGGACATCAACCTCAAGACGCCCAAGGTGCCCTATCGTGAGACCGTGCGCGGCAAGGTGCAGGTGCAGGGCCGTCACAAGAAGCAGTCCGGCGGCCGCGGCCAGTTCGGCGACTGCTGGATCGAGATGGAAGGTCTGCCCCGCGGTTCCGGCTATGTCTTCGAAGACGCCATCGTGGGCGGCGTGATCCCCCGCCAGTACATCCCCGCCATCGACAAGGGCATCCAGGAAGCGGCCGCCCGCGGTTTCCTGGCCGGTTGCCAGGTGGTGGACTTCCGCGTCAAGGTCTACGACGGCAGCTACCATACCGTGGACTCCTCGGAAATGGCCTTCAAGGTGGCCGGTTCCCTGGCCTTCAAGAAAGCCATGGAAAGCCTCAAACCCGTGCTGCTGGAACCCATCGTGCTGCTGACCGTGTCCGTGCCCGATGAATGCATGGGCGACGTCATCGGCGACCTTTCCTCGCGCCGCGGCAAGGTGCTGGGTTCCGACTCCGCCGCCGGCGTCACCGAGATCAAGGCCCATGTGCCCATGAGCGAAGTGCTGCGCTACGCGCCCGACCTGCGCTCCATGACGGCCGGCCAGGGCTTCTTCACCATGGAATTCGCCCACTACGAAGAGGCTCCCCAGCCCGTGGCCGACAAGGTCATCGCCGAACACCAGAAGGCCGTGGCCGGCGAATAG